The following are encoded in a window of Kitasatospora sp. NBC_01250 genomic DNA:
- a CDS encoding type I polyketide synthase: protein MTQNPDTRMVDALRASLKETERLREQNRKLTATLREPIAIVGMSCRYPGGVASPQQLWELVTEGGDGITPFPTDRGWDADLYDPQPGLTGRSYTAEGGFLHEAGAFDAGFFGISPREALLMDPQQRLLLEGSWEALEGAGIDPLSLRGSRTGVFAGVMYHDYFGAFGSGSIVSGRVAYTLGLEGPTLSIDTACSSSLVALHLAAQSLRGGESTLALAGGVTVMASPGTFVEFSRQRGLSPDGRCKAFAEGADGTGFAEGVGVLVLERLSDARRNGHQVLAVVRGSAVNQDGASNGITAPNGPAQQRVIRQALASARLSAADVDVVEAHGTGTTLGDPIEAQALLATYGQDRSEDRPLWLGSVKSNIGHTQAAAGVAGVIKMVQAMRHGVLPRTLHVDEPSSKVDWSAGEVKLLTDAQPWPEVERPRRAGISSFGISGTNAHVILEQAPPPAQEQAEQQADPDAAPPMALWPLSARTPQALSAQGERLRAFAADRPELEAGAVARSLGTERAVFEHRAAVLGPDRDGLLDGLGVLAASESSPSVLRGRARTGVKTAFLFTGQGAQRLGMGAELRAHYPVFDEVFDELNEQLGVGTAEVLFGTDPDRVDRTLYAQTGLFAFEVALFRLVESWGVVPDFLAGHSIGEVVAAHLAGVLSLADACRLVAARGRLMQALPAGGAMVAVQAGEAEVLPLLTEGVGIAAVNGPRSVVVSGVEAEVLRVAESFGKSKRLKVSHAFHSPLMEPMLAEFREVVSGLSYGRARVPVVSNLTGALATEELADPEYWVRHVRETVRFEDGIRTLAGAGVTRFVELGPDAVLTGLARKSARAPGTVFVPLGRRLGSESAALLTGLAKLYVDGLSPDWQAVFPGSGRAALPTYAFQHQRYWLAADVPLTVGALDTPDQQASEAQAQAQAQAVPLRARLAGIGESEQQELLVELVRAQSAAILGHSSGEAIEPEVGFLEAGMDSVSGTELRIALSAATGLALSAGVVFDHRTPADLAAHLRTELAHAGPGAAENTADAVDAEDAAADLESISGLLRRAATEGRMMKGMALLDAVAEILPAFSSAAELERLAEPVRLAQGERGPKLICFPSPMALGGAHQYARFASHFRGRREVVVPPVPGFGPGEALPRSVDAAVEVFVEGVLAAAAGEPFVLLGYSSGGQFAHATAEVLEKAGTPAAGVVLLDTYLPDGEGQDELWPQMFRGMLDRESSFGRFSAARLAAMSRYSDLIVDCLPGALSAPVLFVRPAQSFTDAPGTEEWRASWSGEHLLKEVPGTHFTILEESAPAAAEAVDAWLSTLGS from the coding sequence GTGACCCAGAACCCGGACACCAGGATGGTCGACGCCCTGCGGGCGTCGCTGAAGGAGACCGAGCGGCTGCGGGAGCAGAACCGCAAGCTGACCGCGACCCTGCGCGAGCCGATCGCGATCGTGGGCATGTCCTGCCGGTACCCGGGCGGGGTGGCCTCGCCGCAGCAGCTCTGGGAGCTGGTGACCGAGGGCGGGGACGGCATCACGCCGTTCCCCACCGACCGGGGGTGGGACGCTGACCTCTACGATCCGCAGCCGGGCCTTACAGGGAGGTCCTACACCGCCGAGGGCGGGTTCCTGCACGAGGCGGGGGCCTTCGATGCGGGGTTCTTCGGGATCTCGCCGCGTGAGGCGCTGTTGATGGATCCGCAGCAGCGGTTGCTGTTGGAGGGTTCGTGGGAGGCGCTGGAGGGTGCGGGGATCGATCCGCTGTCGTTGAGGGGCAGTCGTACCGGTGTGTTCGCCGGGGTGATGTACCACGACTACTTCGGTGCGTTCGGCAGTGGCAGCATCGTCTCGGGTCGGGTGGCCTACACGCTCGGGCTGGAGGGGCCGACGCTGTCGATCGACACGGCGTGCTCCTCCTCGCTGGTGGCGCTGCACCTGGCGGCGCAGTCGCTGCGCGGTGGCGAGTCCACCCTCGCGCTGGCCGGCGGGGTGACGGTGATGGCCTCGCCCGGCACCTTCGTGGAGTTCAGCCGCCAGCGCGGGCTCTCCCCGGACGGCCGCTGCAAGGCGTTCGCGGAGGGCGCGGACGGTACCGGCTTCGCCGAGGGCGTCGGTGTCCTGGTACTGGAGCGTCTCTCCGACGCCCGGCGCAACGGGCACCAGGTGCTGGCCGTGGTCCGTGGTTCCGCGGTGAACCAGGACGGCGCCTCCAACGGCATCACCGCCCCCAACGGTCCAGCCCAGCAGCGGGTGATCCGCCAGGCGCTGGCCAGTGCCCGGCTGTCGGCCGCCGACGTCGACGTGGTGGAGGCGCACGGCACCGGCACCACGCTGGGCGACCCGATCGAGGCGCAGGCGCTGCTGGCCACCTACGGCCAGGACCGCAGCGAGGACCGGCCGCTCTGGCTGGGCTCGGTCAAGTCGAACATCGGTCACACCCAGGCGGCGGCCGGTGTCGCGGGCGTCATCAAGATGGTGCAGGCGATGCGCCACGGCGTGCTGCCCAGGACCCTGCACGTGGACGAGCCCTCCAGCAAGGTGGACTGGTCGGCGGGCGAGGTCAAGCTGCTGACGGATGCTCAGCCGTGGCCGGAGGTCGAGCGTCCGCGCCGGGCCGGGATCTCCTCCTTCGGGATCAGCGGCACCAACGCCCACGTCATCCTCGAACAGGCCCCGCCTCCGGCCCAGGAGCAGGCCGAGCAGCAGGCCGACCCCGACGCGGCGCCGCCGATGGCCCTGTGGCCGCTCTCCGCCCGCACCCCGCAGGCGCTGTCGGCCCAGGGCGAGCGGCTGCGCGCCTTCGCCGCCGACCGCCCCGAGCTGGAGGCGGGCGCGGTGGCCAGGTCGCTCGGCACCGAACGCGCCGTCTTCGAGCACCGGGCCGCCGTCCTCGGCCCGGACCGCGACGGACTCCTCGACGGGCTGGGGGTGCTGGCCGCCTCGGAGAGCTCGCCGTCGGTGCTGCGCGGCCGGGCCCGCACGGGGGTCAAAACCGCCTTCCTGTTCACCGGGCAGGGCGCCCAGCGGCTCGGGATGGGCGCCGAACTGCGGGCCCACTACCCGGTCTTCGACGAGGTCTTCGACGAGCTGAACGAGCAGCTCGGGGTCGGTACCGCCGAGGTCCTCTTCGGCACCGACCCCGACCGGGTCGATCGGACGCTCTATGCGCAGACCGGTCTCTTCGCGTTCGAGGTGGCGTTGTTCCGGTTGGTGGAGTCCTGGGGTGTGGTGCCGGACTTCCTGGCGGGGCATTCGATCGGTGAGGTGGTGGCCGCGCATCTGGCGGGGGTGCTGTCGTTGGCGGATGCGTGCCGTCTGGTGGCGGCGCGGGGTCGGTTGATGCAGGCGTTGCCGGCCGGTGGGGCGATGGTGGCGGTGCAGGCGGGTGAGGCCGAGGTGCTGCCGTTGCTGACCGAGGGGGTCGGTATCGCGGCGGTGAACGGGCCGCGTTCGGTGGTGGTCTCGGGTGTCGAGGCCGAGGTGCTGAGGGTTGCGGAGTCGTTCGGGAAGTCCAAGCGGCTGAAGGTCTCGCACGCGTTCCACTCGCCGTTGATGGAGCCGATGCTGGCGGAGTTCCGTGAGGTGGTGTCCGGGCTGTCCTATGGCCGGGCGCGTGTGCCGGTGGTTTCCAACCTCACGGGTGCGCTCGCCACCGAGGAGCTGGCGGACCCGGAGTACTGGGTGCGCCACGTGCGCGAAACCGTCCGTTTCGAGGACGGGATCCGCACGCTGGCCGGGGCCGGCGTCACCCGCTTCGTGGAGCTGGGCCCCGACGCCGTGCTGACCGGGCTCGCCAGGAAGAGTGCCCGGGCGCCGGGCACGGTGTTCGTCCCGCTCGGGCGCCGGCTCGGCTCGGAGAGCGCCGCCCTGCTGACGGGGTTGGCCAAGCTCTACGTGGACGGCCTGTCCCCCGACTGGCAGGCGGTCTTCCCCGGCAGCGGGCGGGCGGCGCTGCCGACGTACGCCTTCCAGCACCAGCGGTACTGGCTGGCGGCGGACGTCCCGTTGACCGTCGGCGCGCTCGACACCCCCGACCAGCAGGCCTCGGAGGCGCAGGCGCAGGCGCAGGCGCAGGCGGTACCGCTGCGCGCCCGCCTCGCCGGCATCGGCGAGTCCGAACAGCAGGAGCTGCTGGTCGAGTTGGTCCGCGCGCAGAGCGCCGCCATCCTCGGCCACTCCTCCGGCGAGGCGATCGAGCCGGAGGTCGGCTTCCTGGAGGCCGGGATGGACTCGGTCTCCGGCACGGAGCTGCGCATCGCGCTCTCCGCGGCCACCGGGCTGGCCCTGTCCGCCGGTGTGGTCTTCGACCACCGCACCCCGGCCGACCTGGCCGCCCACCTGCGGACCGAGCTGGCCCACGCCGGGCCCGGTGCTGCCGAGAACACCGCGGACGCCGTGGACGCCGAGGACGCCGCCGCGGACCTGGAGTCGATCAGCGGACTGCTGCGCCGGGCCGCCACCGAGGGCCGGATGATGAAGGGCATGGCGCTGCTCGACGCGGTCGCCGAGATCCTGCCCGCCTTCTCCTCGGCGGCCGAACTGGAGCGCCTGGCCGAGCCGGTCCGCCTGGCCCAGGGGGAGCGGGGCCCCAAGCTGATCTGCTTCCCCTCCCCGATGGCGCTCGGCGGCGCCCACCAGTACGCCCGGTTCGCCTCGCACTTCCGTGGCCGCCGCGAGGTGGTGGTGCCGCCGGTGCCGGGGTTCGGCCCCGGGGAGGCGCTGCCGCGCTCGGTGGACGCCGCGGTCGAGGTCTTCGTCGAAGGCGTGCTGGCCGCGGCGGCGGGGGAGCCCTTCGTCCTGCTCGGCTACTCCTCCGGCGGCCAGTTCGCGCACGCCACCGCCGAGGTGCTGGAGAAGGCGGGAACCCCGGCGGCCGGGGTCGTCCTGCTGGACACCTATCTGCCGGACGGCGAGGGCCAGGACGAGCTCTGGCCGCAGATGTTCCGGGGCATGCTGGACCGGGAGTCCTCCTTCGGCCGGTTC